In Luteitalea sp. TBR-22, one genomic interval encodes:
- a CDS encoding carboxypeptidase regulatory-like domain-containing protein: MPTRLFPWSALRSAAAAVALALAATAASAATFTVTKTADTNDGTCNADCSLREAITAANGSSGPHTIAFNIPGSGVQTITLTGALPNIIQAVTIDGFTQPGASPNTNATGAINAVPLIEINGGGANPAIQVLTSNVTIRGLVVNGSFTPIQVLAGTNVVVAGSFIGTTANGLASGATAVQSGIRFQDASGTVGGLLPQDRNVIGGGIDSINNENGIVVSGGASVLIVGNLIGIDKTGTVALPFDEAGVRVNAIVGGPEPNAVIGGNTPAHRNVISGISFSGDGGSAGISVGGCGGGFTCRANSVTIQGNFIGTTADGTGAVPNFHGIILNGSTSTLVGGTGPGEGNLISGNLGAGLKVSQDFAPGGNNDGYRILGNRIFGNGQLGIDLEANITPLVNDAGDTDVSRQNFPVVTSLSFTGGAVTIGGTLNSAANRTYRLEFFANDAADASSFGEGQIFLGAIDVTTNGSGNASFTTPALGSGLVATQFITATATDLTTNDTSEFSQLTADLSVTITDTPDPAAPNADVTYTLVATNLGSVSASGVVTMSMAVPAGATFVSATGGVTPSGGTLSFNLGALAVGQTAQRQVVVRYATTGAKAATVTVTSTVTDSVPANNSASATTTVTVPQVISISGTVRTGINTALPGTTLTLTGPVNATTTSGNNGTYSFTNLPQGTYTVTPSIAGRVFEPGARTLTAATVNQTGVDFVGRLVWKITGQVRDLNDTGVPGVTMTLSGDQAATTTTDLNGNYEFTGIVNGRTVTVTPTRATFAFNPASQTFPNISKDEVAGFFVAQVGTFTRYFAEGATGTFFDTQIALLNATGNPATATLKFQKGDGTEVTQQVSLGGVDRKTIIPEQIAGLENAAFSTEVTSDQPLIADRTMTWDTRRYGSHAETSIGRPLTRWFLAEGATINGFDLFYLIQNPNNTAANVQVRYLLPTGAPLVRTYQVAPRSRFNIWVNLEDPALAAAEVSADITSDLPVIVERAMYRTVGGRQFSLGHESAGVEAPALQWYFAEGNTGPFFDLFYLIANPNDAPAIVEATYLKPDGSVVVKTYTAPANSRFNIWVDFEGADLANTAMGTTFRVTNNVPVVIERAMWWAGDFTQWVEGHNTAGAIATGEKWGLAEGEVGGAPFFTDTYILVANTSTSAGTVRVTLIFDDGSPSVTRDFPINGSSRLNVATRAEFPGASGKRFGAIVESVGATPVQLVVERAMYNSSDGVTFAAGTSALGTLLRPGAAQATASLK; this comes from the coding sequence AGGCGATCACCGCCGCCAACGGATCGTCGGGCCCCCACACCATCGCCTTCAACATCCCGGGCAGCGGGGTCCAGACGATCACGCTCACCGGCGCGTTGCCCAACATCATCCAGGCGGTGACCATCGACGGCTTCACGCAGCCGGGGGCGTCGCCGAACACGAACGCCACGGGCGCGATCAATGCCGTGCCGCTCATCGAGATCAACGGCGGCGGCGCCAACCCGGCGATTCAGGTCCTGACCTCGAACGTCACCATCCGCGGCCTCGTCGTCAACGGCAGCTTCACTCCCATCCAGGTCCTGGCCGGCACCAACGTCGTCGTCGCTGGAAGCTTCATCGGCACCACGGCCAACGGGCTGGCCAGCGGCGCCACGGCCGTGCAGTCCGGTATCCGGTTCCAGGACGCCTCTGGCACCGTCGGCGGGTTGCTGCCGCAGGACCGGAACGTCATCGGCGGCGGCATCGACAGCATCAACAACGAGAACGGCATCGTCGTGAGCGGCGGCGCGTCGGTGCTCATCGTCGGCAACCTGATTGGCATCGACAAGACCGGCACCGTGGCGCTGCCCTTCGACGAGGCCGGCGTGCGCGTCAACGCGATCGTGGGCGGTCCGGAGCCGAACGCGGTCATCGGCGGCAACACGCCCGCGCACCGCAACGTCATCAGCGGCATCAGCTTCTCCGGTGACGGCGGCTCTGCCGGCATCTCCGTGGGTGGATGCGGCGGCGGCTTCACCTGCCGCGCCAACAGCGTGACCATCCAGGGCAACTTCATCGGCACCACGGCAGATGGCACGGGAGCGGTGCCCAACTTCCACGGCATCATCCTGAACGGCTCGACATCGACGCTGGTCGGTGGCACGGGGCCGGGTGAGGGCAATCTGATCAGCGGGAACCTCGGCGCCGGCCTCAAGGTCTCGCAGGACTTCGCCCCGGGCGGCAACAACGACGGGTACCGCATCCTGGGCAATCGCATCTTCGGCAACGGCCAGCTCGGCATCGACCTCGAGGCCAACATCACCCCGTTGGTCAATGACGCCGGCGACACCGACGTCTCCCGCCAGAACTTCCCCGTGGTCACGAGCCTGTCGTTCACGGGTGGCGCGGTGACGATTGGCGGCACGTTGAACAGCGCGGCGAACCGGACATATCGCCTCGAGTTCTTCGCCAACGATGCGGCCGACGCCTCGAGCTTCGGCGAGGGCCAGATCTTCCTCGGCGCCATCGACGTCACCACCAACGGCAGCGGCAACGCCTCGTTCACCACACCGGCGCTCGGCAGCGGCCTGGTCGCGACCCAGTTCATCACCGCCACGGCCACCGACCTCACCACCAACGACACGTCGGAGTTCTCGCAGCTCACGGCAGATCTGTCGGTGACGATCACCGACACGCCGGATCCGGCCGCACCCAACGCCGACGTGACGTACACACTGGTGGCCACCAATCTCGGGTCCGTGTCGGCGTCGGGCGTGGTGACCATGTCCATGGCGGTGCCCGCGGGCGCCACGTTCGTCTCCGCGACCGGCGGCGTGACGCCCTCCGGCGGGACGCTCAGCTTCAACCTCGGCGCGCTGGCGGTGGGCCAGACGGCGCAGCGACAGGTCGTGGTGCGGTACGCGACGACGGGCGCCAAGGCCGCCACCGTCACCGTCACCAGCACCGTCACCGACAGCGTCCCGGCCAACAACAGCGCCTCGGCGACCACGACCGTGACGGTCCCGCAGGTGATCTCCATCTCGGGTACGGTCCGCACGGGCATCAACACGGCCCTGCCAGGCACCACGCTCACCCTCACCGGCCCGGTGAATGCCACGACGACGTCGGGCAACAACGGGACGTACAGCTTCACGAACCTGCCGCAGGGCACCTACACCGTGACTCCGAGCATCGCGGGCCGCGTGTTCGAGCCCGGCGCCCGCACGCTCACGGCCGCCACCGTCAACCAGACCGGCGTGGACTTCGTGGGCCGGCTGGTGTGGAAGATCACCGGGCAGGTCCGTGACCTGAACGACACCGGCGTGCCCGGCGTCACGATGACGCTCAGTGGTGACCAGGCGGCCACCACGACGACCGACCTGAACGGCAACTACGAGTTCACGGGCATCGTGAACGGCCGTACGGTGACGGTCACGCCGACCCGAGCGACGTTCGCGTTCAATCCGGCGAGCCAGACCTTCCCGAACATCAGCAAGGACGAAGTCGCGGGCTTCTTCGTCGCGCAGGTGGGCACCTTCACGCGCTACTTCGCGGAAGGCGCGACGGGCACGTTCTTCGATACGCAGATTGCGCTACTCAACGCGACGGGCAACCCGGCGACCGCGACGCTGAAGTTCCAGAAGGGCGACGGCACCGAGGTGACCCAGCAGGTGTCGCTCGGTGGCGTCGACCGCAAGACGATCATCCCCGAGCAGATTGCCGGCCTCGAGAACGCCGCGTTCTCCACCGAGGTCACCTCCGACCAGCCGCTGATCGCCGACCGCACCATGACGTGGGACACGCGGCGGTACGGCAGCCACGCCGAGACGAGCATCGGCCGTCCGCTGACGCGCTGGTTCCTGGCCGAGGGCGCGACGATCAACGGGTTCGATCTCTTCTACCTGATCCAGAACCCGAACAACACGGCGGCCAACGTGCAGGTGCGCTACCTGTTGCCGACCGGCGCGCCGCTGGTGCGCACGTACCAGGTGGCGCCGCGCAGCCGCTTCAACATCTGGGTGAACCTCGAGGATCCGGCGCTGGCCGCCGCCGAGGTGTCGGCCGACATCACCTCGGACCTGCCGGTGATCGTCGAGCGCGCGATGTACCGCACGGTCGGCGGCAGGCAATTCAGCCTCGGGCACGAGAGCGCCGGCGTCGAGGCGCCCGCGCTGCAGTGGTACTTCGCCGAGGGCAACACGGGGCCGTTCTTCGACCTGTTCTACCTGATTGCCAACCCCAACGACGCCCCGGCGATCGTCGAGGCCACGTACCTCAAGCCCGATGGCTCGGTGGTGGTCAAGACGTACACGGCCCCGGCCAACAGCCGCTTCAACATCTGGGTGGACTTCGAGGGCGCCGACCTGGCCAACACGGCGATGGGTACGACGTTCCGGGTGACCAACAACGTGCCGGTGGTGATCGAGCGGGCGATGTGGTGGGCCGGCGACTTCACGCAGTGGGTGGAGGGCCACAACACGGCCGGCGCGATCGCGACGGGCGAGAAGTGGGGTCTGGCCGAAGGCGAGGTCGGCGGCGCGCCGTTCTTCACCGACACCTACATCCTGGTGGCCAACACGTCGACCAGCGCCGGCACCGTGCGGGTGACGCTGATCTTCGACGACGGATCGCCAAGCGTCACCAGGGACTTCCCGATCAACGGCAGCAGCCGGCTCAACGTCGCGACGCGGGCCGAGTTCCCCGGCGCATCCGGCAAGCGCTTCGGCGCCATCGTCGAGAGCGTGGGCGCGACCCCGGTCCAGCTGGTGGTGGAGCGCGCCATGTACAACAGCAGCGACGGCGTGACGTTCGCGGCCGGGACGTCGGCGCTCGGCACGCTGCTGCGCCCTGGCGCCGCGCAGGCCACCGCGAGCCTGAAGTGA
- a CDS encoding glycoside hydrolase family 32 protein encodes MFFRAAPTVRASGLALLAMAGGAWLAAAPAPVASSQAPRAVARAYEEPLRPRIHFTPPRNFMNDPNGLVHYKGEYHLFYQYNPQGTTWGHMSWGHAVSADLLHWQHLPVALTEQDGVMVFSGSAVVDRDNSSGLCRPHGEDRSCLVAIYTGHGHGRQTQNLAVSQDRGRTWTRYAGNPVIDPGLKEFRDPKVFWHAATRRWVMVTVLADQHKVRFFGSPDLKTWTTLSDFGPAGATGGVWECPDLMEVPIENAPGQSRWVLDVDINPGAPHGGSGGQYFVGTFDGTRFVPDGPTDTPRWVDHGKDFYASMSFADLPAGVPGPVWMGWTSNWQYANEEPTETWRGAQSLPRRLRLRRTPDGLRLVQQPAGGLSSLFEKDGARHQVLAQRAVLPEAADITFVVGRGDAGEIGLRLYNEAGEEVRIAVSADRRELSIDRRYSRAGTTPTGYAERHVGPLRATGQVPVRVLIDRSVLEVFANEGETVMTERMYPTRPYTHIEWIDGRRPVSASTRLMALRSIWAPRG; translated from the coding sequence ATGTTCTTCCGCGCCGCGCCGACCGTCCGCGCCTCGGGACTCGCGTTGCTGGCGATGGCCGGCGGTGCGTGGCTCGCGGCCGCCCCTGCCCCCGTTGCCTCGTCACAAGCGCCGCGTGCGGTTGCGCGCGCCTACGAGGAGCCGCTGCGGCCGCGCATCCACTTCACGCCGCCCCGCAACTTCATGAACGACCCGAACGGGCTCGTGCACTACAAGGGCGAGTATCACCTCTTCTACCAGTACAACCCGCAGGGCACGACGTGGGGCCACATGTCGTGGGGGCATGCGGTGAGCGCCGATCTGCTGCACTGGCAGCACCTGCCCGTCGCCCTCACCGAGCAGGACGGCGTCATGGTCTTCTCGGGCAGCGCCGTCGTCGATCGCGACAACAGCAGCGGCCTGTGCCGGCCACACGGCGAGGATCGCTCGTGCCTGGTGGCGATCTACACGGGGCACGGCCATGGTCGGCAGACGCAGAACCTCGCGGTGAGCCAGGACCGCGGGCGCACCTGGACCAGGTACGCCGGCAACCCCGTCATCGATCCCGGCCTGAAGGAGTTCCGTGATCCCAAGGTGTTCTGGCACGCCGCGACGCGCCGCTGGGTCATGGTCACCGTCCTGGCCGACCAGCACAAGGTCCGCTTCTTCGGCTCGCCCGACCTGAAGACCTGGACGACGCTGTCGGACTTCGGCCCGGCAGGCGCGACGGGCGGCGTGTGGGAGTGCCCCGACCTCATGGAGGTGCCCATCGAGAACGCCCCGGGGCAGTCGCGGTGGGTGCTCGACGTGGACATCAACCCCGGCGCGCCGCACGGCGGGTCTGGCGGGCAGTACTTCGTCGGCACGTTCGACGGCACCCGCTTCGTGCCCGACGGGCCGACCGACACGCCACGGTGGGTGGACCACGGCAAGGACTTCTACGCCTCGATGTCCTTCGCGGACCTGCCGGCCGGCGTGCCGGGCCCGGTCTGGATGGGGTGGACCAGCAACTGGCAGTACGCCAACGAGGAACCGACCGAGACCTGGCGGGGCGCCCAGTCGCTGCCGCGTCGGCTCCGCTTGCGGCGGACGCCCGACGGCCTCCGTCTGGTCCAGCAGCCCGCCGGCGGCCTTTCGAGCCTGTTCGAGAAGGACGGCGCCCGACACCAGGTGCTCGCGCAGCGGGCGGTGCTGCCCGAGGCAGCCGACATCACCTTCGTCGTCGGGCGTGGGGACGCGGGCGAGATTGGCCTCAGGCTCTACAACGAGGCGGGCGAAGAGGTGCGGATCGCGGTCAGCGCGGACCGGCGCGAGTTGTCGATCGACAGGCGGTATTCGCGTGCCGGCACGACGCCGACCGGCTACGCCGAGCGGCACGTCGGCCCGCTGCGGGCGACCGGGCAGGTGCCCGTGCGCGTGCTGATCGACAGGTCGGTCCTCGAGGTCTTCGCCAACGAGGGGGAAACGGTGATGACCGAGCGCATGTATCCGACCCGTCCGTACACGCACATCGAGTGGATCGACGGTCGTCGCCCGGTGAGCGCCTCGACGCGGCTGATGGCGCTCCGGTCGATCTGGGCGCCGCGCGGCTAG
- a CDS encoding aldo/keto reductase, translated as MPSATHAPRQLGSTGPSVFPLALGCMGMSGMYGPADEQESVATIQAAIDQGVTLLDTGDFYGAGHNELLVGRAIRGRRDRVQLSVKFGALRGPGGSWGGVDTRPVAIRNFLAYSLTRLGVDYIDVYRPARLDPQVPIEETVGALADLVKAGYIRHVALSEVGVETIRRAAAVHPIVDLQIEYSLVSRGPETHIFPALASAGIGVTAYGVLSRGLLSGSSPKGPTDFRAHLPRFAGDNGARNRRVVETLAQLAAERGATSSQLAIAWVLARQAWVVPVIGARTRAQLAESLGALEVTLSAEDLSRLETAISPDAIAGTRYDAHQMAMLDSEKGNG; from the coding sequence ATGCCTTCTGCCACTCACGCACCGCGCCAGCTCGGCTCGACAGGTCCGTCCGTCTTCCCGCTCGCACTCGGCTGCATGGGCATGTCGGGCATGTACGGCCCGGCCGACGAGCAGGAGAGCGTGGCGACCATCCAGGCGGCGATCGACCAGGGAGTGACGCTGCTCGACACGGGCGACTTCTACGGGGCCGGCCACAACGAGCTGCTCGTCGGACGGGCGATCCGCGGCCGGCGTGATCGGGTGCAGCTGTCGGTGAAGTTCGGCGCCCTGCGCGGGCCCGGCGGCAGCTGGGGCGGCGTGGACACGCGGCCGGTGGCGATCAGGAACTTCCTTGCCTACAGCCTGACCCGGCTCGGCGTGGATTACATCGACGTCTACCGTCCCGCGCGCCTCGACCCGCAGGTGCCGATCGAGGAGACGGTCGGCGCGCTGGCCGACCTGGTGAAGGCCGGCTACATCCGTCACGTGGCGCTGTCGGAGGTGGGAGTCGAGACCATCCGTCGCGCCGCCGCCGTCCACCCGATCGTGGACCTGCAGATCGAGTACTCGCTGGTGAGTCGAGGCCCGGAGACGCACATCTTCCCGGCGCTCGCCTCGGCCGGCATCGGCGTGACGGCGTACGGCGTGCTCTCGCGCGGGTTGTTGAGTGGTTCGTCACCGAAAGGGCCCACGGACTTCCGCGCCCACCTGCCCCGGTTCGCCGGCGACAACGGCGCGCGTAACCGCCGCGTCGTGGAGACGCTGGCGCAGCTGGCCGCCGAGCGCGGCGCCACGTCCTCGCAGCTGGCGATCGCCTGGGTGCTCGCTCGTCAGGCGTGGGTCGTGCCGGTGATCGGCGCGCGCACCCGCGCACAGCTGGCCGAGTCGCTCGGAGCGCTGGAGGTCACGCTGTCGGCCGAGGACCTGTCCCGCCTCGAGACCGCGATCTCGCCCGACGCCATCGCCGGCACCCGCTACGACGCCCACCAGATGGCGATGCTGGACAGCGAGAAAGGCAACGGATGA
- a CDS encoding 3-deoxy-7-phosphoheptulonate synthase: protein MFRRTDDLRITQVRPLLPPAILLEELPVSEAASNVVANGRGAIADVIAGKDGRLVVIVGPCSIHDTRAAVEYAERLKPIADRYKDQLITVMRCYFEKPRTTVGWKGLVNDPDLDESYHINKGLRLARRLLLDVNELGLPTACEFLDTQLPQHLADLTSWVAIGARTTESQVHRELASGLSMPVGFKNGTDGTTQIAVDAVLSARSPHLFPSVTKQGVSAIFETTGNETCHVILRGGSRTGPNFDAAAVKDTCERLRKCGLPERVMIDCSHGNSQKDHRRQADVAHAIAAQVAEGAWPIFGAMLESHLVEGRQDYVPGKPAVYGQSITDACLSLEQTEPLLELFAHAQQQRGAKVGAATQGA from the coding sequence ATGTTCCGCCGGACTGACGACCTACGGATCACACAGGTCCGCCCCCTGCTGCCGCCCGCCATCCTGCTCGAGGAGCTTCCCGTCTCGGAGGCTGCCTCGAACGTCGTCGCCAACGGGCGCGGAGCCATCGCCGACGTCATCGCCGGCAAGGACGGGCGTCTGGTGGTCATCGTCGGCCCCTGCTCGATTCACGACACCCGCGCCGCGGTGGAGTACGCCGAGCGCCTGAAGCCCATCGCCGACAGGTACAAGGATCAGTTGATCACCGTCATGCGGTGCTACTTCGAGAAGCCGCGTACGACGGTCGGCTGGAAGGGACTGGTCAACGACCCGGACCTCGACGAGAGCTACCACATCAACAAGGGCCTGCGGCTCGCCCGGCGCCTGCTGCTCGACGTCAATGAGCTCGGCCTGCCGACCGCCTGCGAGTTCCTCGACACGCAGCTGCCGCAGCACCTTGCCGACCTCACGTCGTGGGTCGCGATCGGCGCCCGGACCACCGAGAGCCAGGTGCACCGCGAGCTGGCCTCGGGCCTGTCCATGCCCGTCGGGTTCAAGAACGGCACCGACGGCACCACCCAGATTGCCGTCGATGCGGTGCTGTCCGCGCGGTCGCCGCACCTGTTCCCCTCGGTCACCAAGCAGGGCGTGTCGGCGATTTTCGAGACCACGGGCAACGAGACGTGCCACGTCATCCTGCGCGGCGGTTCGCGCACCGGTCCCAACTTCGACGCCGCTGCCGTCAAGGACACCTGCGAGCGCCTGCGCAAGTGCGGGTTGCCCGAGCGGGTCATGATCGACTGTTCGCACGGCAACAGCCAGAAGGACCACCGGCGCCAGGCCGACGTGGCGCACGCCATCGCGGCGCAGGTCGCCGAGGGGGCCTGGCCCATCTTCGGCGCCATGCTCGAGAGCCATCTCGTGGAAGGCCGGCAGGACTACGTGCCCGGCAAGCCTGCGGTGTACGGCCAGAGCATCACCGACGCCTGCCTCAGCCTCGAACAGACCGAGCCGCTCCTCGAGCTCTTCGCACACGCGCAGCAGCAGCGCGGCGCGAAGGTCGGCGCAGCGACGCAGGGGGCGTGA
- a CDS encoding DUF4255 domain-containing protein, producing MSQSAAIAAVTLALRMRFEEALRARAAGERCLADVLVTTLPVDRARTVHHRCQLNLTLATVAESASMRNTMGLGGRGGAGVSTPAQLVDLLYLITAYGPDDDEVGAQRVMGAALRAVHEQPVLPSLSIAELLPGAGVSGTLDQLRVTQAPLAREQIVAWWLAFHTPYRLSVALQVTGVSLTGMPTPER from the coding sequence ATGTCCCAGTCCGCTGCCATCGCCGCCGTCACCCTCGCCCTGCGGATGCGCTTCGAAGAGGCGCTGCGCGCCCGAGCCGCCGGAGAGCGCTGCCTGGCCGACGTGCTGGTCACCACGCTCCCGGTCGATCGGGCTCGCACGGTGCATCACCGTTGCCAGTTGAACCTGACGCTCGCCACGGTCGCGGAGAGCGCAAGCATGAGGAACACGATGGGGCTTGGCGGGCGAGGAGGCGCGGGGGTGAGCACGCCGGCGCAGCTGGTCGACCTGCTGTACCTGATCACCGCGTACGGACCCGATGACGACGAGGTGGGGGCGCAGCGCGTGATGGGGGCCGCCCTGCGCGCGGTGCACGAGCAGCCGGTGCTGCCGTCGCTGTCGATTGCGGAGCTGCTGCCCGGTGCCGGCGTGTCCGGCACGCTCGATCAGCTGCGGGTGACGCAGGCGCCGCTTGCGCGTGAACAGATCGTCGCGTGGTGGCTCGCCTTCCACACGCCATATCGCCTGAGCGTCGCGCTGCAGGTGACCGGCGTGTCCCTGACGGGCATGCCGACTCCTGAACGCTGA
- a CDS encoding SDR family oxidoreductase — protein MPEPLQHPTPTDPRPAGPRPEYPQAPLAPPGLDADMTPQADHGETSYRGLGRLQGRKALITGGDSGIGRAVAIAFAREGADVLISYLPEEERDARETCRWVEEAGRRIVPVPGDIQHEDHCQQLVARAFDELGGLDIVVNNAAYQVTHDDLASFTTEELDRSFRTNVYAMFWICRAALPRMQAGSVILNTASIQAYDPSPNLLTYSPTKAAIVNFTKGLSQVAMEQGVRVNAVAPGPVWTPLIPSTMPEEKVRSFGAHTSFGRAAQPAELAPLYVFLASNEARFVTGEVYGATGGQTPF, from the coding sequence ATGCCAGAACCCCTCCAGCACCCGACGCCCACCGATCCCCGGCCAGCCGGCCCCAGGCCCGAATACCCGCAGGCCCCGCTGGCGCCTCCCGGACTCGACGCGGACATGACGCCGCAGGCCGACCACGGCGAGACGTCGTACCGCGGCCTCGGGCGCCTCCAGGGCCGCAAGGCGCTGATCACCGGCGGCGACAGCGGCATCGGCCGGGCGGTGGCCATCGCCTTCGCCCGGGAGGGCGCCGACGTCCTCATCAGCTACCTTCCCGAGGAAGAGCGCGACGCCCGCGAGACCTGTCGCTGGGTCGAGGAGGCTGGACGACGCATCGTGCCGGTGCCCGGCGACATCCAGCACGAAGACCACTGCCAGCAGCTCGTCGCTCGGGCGTTCGACGAGCTCGGCGGTCTCGACATCGTCGTCAACAACGCGGCCTATCAGGTCACGCACGACGACCTCGCCTCCTTCACCACCGAGGAGCTCGATCGCTCGTTCCGCACCAACGTCTATGCGATGTTCTGGATCTGCCGCGCGGCCCTGCCGCGGATGCAGGCCGGCAGCGTGATCCTGAACACCGCGTCCATCCAGGCGTACGATCCCAGCCCGAACCTGCTCACCTACTCGCCCACCAAGGCGGCGATCGTCAACTTCACCAAGGGACTCTCGCAGGTCGCGATGGAGCAGGGCGTGCGCGTGAATGCCGTTGCTCCCGGCCCCGTCTGGACGCCGCTGATTCCCTCGACGATGCCGGAGGAGAAGGTGCGGTCCTTCGGCGCGCACACGTCGTTCGGTCGGGCTGCCCAGCCGGCGGAGTTGGCGCCGCTGTATGTCTTCCTTGCCTCCAATGAGGCGCGCTTCGTGACAGGCGAGGTCTACGGCGCGACGGGCGGCCAGACGCCGTTCTGA
- a CDS encoding DUF3500 domain-containing protein — protein MARRTSVLVLATMLACAVGAGLGAWRLAAQAPAPQAGPARLAEWAKRSREMEAKGTAEPFRGITTDGTPAPGLFAVRSTGVSTAPVVKAATAFLAALTDEQRARSTFAVDNDEWRKWMNQHFYRRAGVSFEEMTPAQREAAFGLMRASLSARGLALSRDVMRLNHTLGELNGNDFEAYGEWLYHVTVMGTPSATEPWGWQVDGHHLIINYFVLGDQVVMTPSFFGSEPVIATTGKYAGTKILQEEQAAGLALVNALAPEHRARAILRDTKTANDNQTEAFRDNVVMPFAGVPAGSLPAPQQAALLDLVALHVGRMDDGHARVKMSEVEAHLAETHFAWIGGTAPDSVFYYRIHSPVVLIEFDHQTPAGLRGRYPAGVPFREHIHVVVRTPNGNDYGKDLLRQHYAQHPHAAARGRAIPGLPLDALAPR, from the coding sequence ATGGCGCGGCGAACCTCGGTGCTCGTCCTTGCGACGATGCTTGCGTGTGCGGTGGGGGCGGGACTGGGAGCGTGGCGCCTGGCGGCGCAAGCGCCCGCGCCGCAGGCAGGTCCGGCGCGCCTTGCGGAGTGGGCGAAGCGGTCGCGCGAGATGGAGGCGAAGGGCACCGCCGAGCCCTTCCGCGGCATCACCACCGACGGGACGCCGGCGCCCGGACTCTTTGCCGTGCGCTCGACGGGCGTGTCCACGGCGCCGGTGGTGAAGGCGGCCACGGCGTTCCTTGCCGCGCTCACCGACGAGCAGCGCGCGCGCTCGACGTTCGCGGTGGACAACGACGAGTGGCGCAAGTGGATGAACCAGCACTTCTATCGTCGTGCCGGCGTCAGCTTCGAGGAGATGACGCCAGCGCAGCGGGAAGCGGCATTCGGGCTGATGCGGGCCTCGCTCAGCGCTCGTGGCCTCGCGCTCAGCCGCGACGTCATGCGGCTGAACCACACGCTCGGCGAGTTGAACGGCAACGACTTCGAGGCGTACGGCGAGTGGCTGTACCACGTGACCGTGATGGGCACGCCGTCGGCCACCGAGCCCTGGGGCTGGCAGGTCGACGGCCACCACCTGATCATCAACTACTTCGTGCTGGGCGACCAGGTGGTGATGACGCCGAGCTTCTTCGGGTCCGAGCCGGTCATCGCGACGACGGGCAAGTACGCCGGCACGAAGATCCTTCAGGAGGAGCAGGCCGCCGGTCTCGCGCTCGTCAACGCGCTCGCCCCCGAGCATCGCGCCAGGGCCATCCTGCGCGACACCAAGACTGCCAACGACAACCAGACGGAGGCATTCCGCGACAACGTCGTCATGCCCTTTGCAGGCGTGCCGGCCGGGTCACTGCCCGCGCCGCAGCAGGCCGCGCTGCTCGACCTGGTGGCCCTGCACGTCGGCAGGATGGACGACGGCCATGCGCGCGTGAAGATGTCGGAGGTCGAGGCGCACCTCGCCGAGACGCACTTTGCGTGGATCGGCGGCACCGCGCCCGACAGCGTCTTCTACTACCGCATCCACAGCCCGGTGGTGCTGATCGAGTTCGACCATCAGACGCCAGCCGGCCTGCGCGGGCGCTATCCGGCCGGCGTGCCCTTCCGCGAGCATATCCACGTCGTGGTGCGCACGCCGAACGGCAACGACTACGGAAAGGACCTGCTGCGTCAGCACTACGCGCAGCACCCGCATGCCGCGGCGCGCGGCAGGGCCATCCCCGGCCTGCCGCTCGACGCGCTCGCGCCACGATGA